CCTTTAATAAGAAAAACCTTGGTGTGTCTTCATTTTGATCACTAGGTAAACTTGGGAAGATGTCAGTAACCAGGCGGATTATCACTATGAGTGTACGATAAACAGTAGTGAGTGATCACTGTGAGTGACGTGACACTCAGCCTGCTCTCGTCTCTAGAAACAGAAACTACTGCCAGCTGTACAAAGAGTCAGAAGTGCAGCATAGGCCCATctgcaagaacacacacacacacgaaagtCCAGAAACTCCAGAATCACGGTGCTTGGCGCCCGCGTGTGTGAGTGATGCTTTTAGTAAACACTGACACAGCTGGGCCGTCGGAGAGCAGCTAAATTGTTGATTGCAACATGTACCTGTGACTAGCGCTGCGGTGTAACTTAACATCACATAGACTCGCTTAATAAAGAGCGATGTTGAGTCACCCACACATGTTTTGAGTATGGGTAGGGCAGAGAGGATGACTAAATCCCGCACCTGCTGGACTGTCAGGGCATTTCACTGAAGACACTTACACAGGCAGAGAAAGGGAACAACAGAGGAAGGGAGGGGGATATTTAGAGTGAACGCACAAGGAGGATGTTGTGAAATCATGTTGCGTATGTGGCTGCACAGCTGCAGCTTCACAGAGAGGGGCGGACTGAGCATGTGCAAACACAAGAGTCACATACAGCATGGCTAACGCTGACATTTCATGATTGGGGACGGTATCACAGATGAGACTGATAACGTGTGAACATGATATGAGCTGCTAACCTGGGAGGACTGGCAGCGGTTGAGGACATAGAGAGCCGCGCACATAAACACATGCACCTTTCGTTTCCTGTAACTATTAGGCTCTGATCCAGCAACATTCCTCTGTTCGGGAAGGAAATGCCTCACAGCTTCGGCTTCTCTGATGCTTCAAACCAGAGAAACACCCAGCATATTGACTTCCTTTGTTCTTGCTGACATATTTATGGAGGGTCTCGCAGGTGTTGAGGTCAACTGGTCgttaatacaaataatgaaaaaatatcgCTCAGAATCAGCAGAATGTACAAGGAAGCATTTTTGTTGCAGCTcctcaaattaattaatttatgaattaatttctattcattttacttCAGGACATGACCAAAACACAACCGCGTCTGAAACTGAACACTTGATGTTTGAAATTAGACATGCATAAATATTGGTAAATAATATGaatacagtgtttattataaagtttatataattatttataataatttctttaattttatattttcatattatatttaaaaacatcttattttctatattttataattagtatgtaatgtaaaaaaataggaaataaatacaataatatattagcaaaagtatatatatatatatatatatatatatatatatatatatatatatatatatatatatatatatatatatatttaaaaagtttagaATAGTTacaattgttttgatgtttttttaaggCTCTCATGCTccccaaacctgcatttatttgattcaaatacAATAAGAACAGTGAAATCAAGAAATAtgaatacagttaaaaaaaataaaaaataatatatatatatatttaatatatatatatatatatataatattatcaatatatttaaaataatattttattattattaaccagttTCAGTATACTTTATATTAATTAaactaaatgtatattatttttatattttatttaaactgggGAATTTTTCCTTGTCATAAACCAAGTAGTGCATGTTAATTTTAACCTGTACGATCTATAACAACTGAAGCCATTTATGGTGAAATGGCCTCCAAAAACTCACTCTAAGGGTGCATGCGTCCTTCCATACAGGCGCTGTGTGGTCCAGCTCCCCCAGGAAGTGTGCGCGGGAGCCCCAGGCTGTCTTTAACTGTCTGATTTGCTTTGATGCTCAATCTAAAGACTGGTGCAACAGGTGGTGTATGTGCATTATGATAAATGCATGGCCTAGTTTTGTGTCTTTGTCCACAGTTGTGAGGTCGAGTGAGTGTATATAGGTAAGTTGTGTCTTATAGGTCTTCACGTGTCTTGTGAATACAAATGTGTGTGAGAATTTGTCTGGGGGGATACGGTGGTCCCCTCCTGCCTGGTTGCCAAGCAAGCACCATATGGGCTGCCTGTTAGGGTGCAGCTGAGGTCTCTAGCCCGTTCCCAGAATTGAGATGGTAATGAGAGTGGCTCTCTTTCACTGGACACTGGACTCAAGCTGGAGCTGAGAGGTGATGCTACAGGCTGTGGGACAGCCCACCTCCGCAAGACTCAGCCCCTCCAACAGGGCCAAACCACCTGTTTGATTTTCACATGAAGGGGTGGGAGGGAGGCATGGCAAGAAAGAATAAAGAGAGCTGGAGAAAGCAGAGGAATGTGCTCTGCTAATTCTGTTCATGAGTGTCTCTTTCTCTTCATTCAACTTTCTCCATAAACCCCCCTCAGCAgcgccgcacacacacacacacatacacaccagagTAATTTAGAGTCTATGAAAAGCACACAGACGTGTCCGGGCACTAGAGGACGATGGTGTGAACATACCACACACACAATGTTCACCCGTTCTCCCTTTGTTACTGTAACCCCCTGAAACAATgcaaagaagaaaagaagaatgtAAAAGAAGTGGGGCACCTTCTGCTGCCTGTTGCACACAATTGGATTCCTGCAAGTCAAGCCTGGTAGAtaacatgtgtgtgtgtccaagtGTATGGGGTTGCTCGGGCCTGGCTGTGGGAAAAGAGATAgagccactgtgtgtgtgtacaggggaCACATTCTTGCACCGTGAGAATGCCCAGGGGAGATGGGATGCATCCTTTGCATCCAGATTGTAGCCTCATTCATTCCCGTGCTCATTCCTATGGAGTCTCAGGCTTGTTTACAGAAAAACTCTTCTGATCGCTACTACATCAACCATTGCTGAAAACTGtacaaaaatgattttgaaattaaGTATtggatttgtttatttaatttattgtttgtttgtttttgtaaaacgGCGTTTGCCTAACATTCTGTGTTATTTGTATTATTCGAATACAACTCAATAAAAGATAATAAACAGCAGAAAAGCAAGATTAAGTGTAGGGCTGTCCATTTAATTTGTTTACTTAGTttgattgattattttttttaaaaatctaataaaaagcagggatttagtttttacataaaatgcattcTTTAAAATGCAGTACTCATGGCATGTGaattctgatttttatttatttatttttgcaatgttATGGCAATGATTTACTctttttatagtctttttttttcaatttattcatcgtgtatatctatatacatatatacatgattttctttctttctttctttcttttaataattattttttacttattttaatttcttttaatttaatttttaatgaaacataatttcaaataattagaaattaaaaatgttaaactttttaacttattaaaatgttttataaatgtaaatagaaaaatatcaatcttattaatatatatatatatatatatatatatatatatatatatatatatatatatatatatatatatatatatatatatatatataatacttatatatatataacctatttttatttttttgatttacaaattaattaatcaattaattaacaaataaaaatgttgcacttgtgtaaaaaaatactcaaaagaaatgtattttaaatgataatagaaaaatattcaaaccaagtagcagctgcaaaaaaataataatattttagacaTTTTCTCAGAActatgtttgcgtgtgtgtgtctcaaaTGTTCAAACACTTTTATTCTGTAGTATCTTGATCTTCACGTGAGACGTACTGACAGATTATTCCAATCTTGTGGGAGTTGGTTGAGTTTACATATTGTACCTACATGAAACAGGTGAGAGGTTGAATTTTAGCTGCATTATatttaacagcccagccctgtcaTACGGCAGATGGGCAGCTTAAGGCAGTGAGTGTACACTTTTAAACACACAGGCAAAATGGCTGAAGAGCTTCTCTTGTATTAAAGCTGCAGGCTAAACACCTGTGCggagggtgtatgtgtgtgtgtgagaaacacaGGGTGAGTGTGTGTATTTTAGGGTGTGGCTAACTGCCTCGGCTCTGTGGACAAACAGCCTCACAGCAGCACCTGATACATGTGAGTTTCTGGTTACCACTTTCTGATGTGATTTCAAACCTATTTACAGTCTAATAAAGGAATGAAACCAGTGAGTCAAAACCAAACAATTCTTGCCTGCAGACTCGATTGCCTTCTGCCATTCCTCACACCTGTGCATCCAACAGTCGAGCAAGTTAGCTTTTATATGCAAGAAACAAACATGATGATCaccaaaataaccaaaataattcAACAATGATCATTATGATTaatcttaaaggaatattctgggttcaacACAGGTTAAGGTTAATAGATAATCTTAATTGTAGCACAatgttgattatatatatatatatatatttattaatagcaAAACCTGAGGTTACTCTCAGGCACTTTCATCACGAGTGTTTTTAATACTCAAATTTTTTGAGGATTATAAAGGTTGAAATATGCTttaaatgcataaacacacaGAATGTTAACATATTAAAGCTTTACTATTGGCATGATTCACTTTTATTGTAAGAGCAGgttgaaatttattttattatcccacaagtacccagaatattcctttaatgacTATGCAAGTCAAATCAAAGTATCTTTAGAGTGCCGTACCACCCCGAGGGGGACCATTTCACAATAAACAATAATCCAGATTACATAGATGCAATACTGAAAACAAAAGAGCTGGAAAGGTCTGTTCGGTGTCGACGCCGGCGGCCATTTATCAGAACCATCAATGGGTTTCATTCTCAGGCATCTGGCACAATACGCTCTGACAAACAGGAGGGCTTCCCATTCTTTGAGACTGCCACTGGGAAAACGGATTTGAGGAATTAATCTTAGTGtggaactgaagaggagaaagtaACCAGGCCTTGGTATTGTCCCATTTTCTCTGAATAGGGCTTTGTGAGGGAAGCACAGCTGCCACCATCATCACACCCATCTTTTGGACGTACTTTCATCCAGTATCCAGATGGGTTCGATGGTATTTTCACATGTAGAGGTATGTGGAGGAAGTTAGGTGACTTGAGCAGACAAAGATCTATTAGATGCAACCCGACCATGCCACGAGCAACAAGTTGTGGCAAGCTGCGGGACCACGAATAGTTGCTGACGGCACCTTTTTTGACAGCTCCATACAATAACGGAAATAGCACTGCACCTGACACACAGGGAGCTCTGGGTTTAGAATAGAACGAGCAGAAGCTCTCCAGAGGGTCTCTGGCTAAATGGCCTCTGTCCCTCTCCCCTGCTGGTGGTGACAGCTGCCTGGTAGTAAGGGACTTCCCTCCAAAACTTGGCCATTATACCCCAGCTGTGAGCAGCTGGTctcccataaacacacacacacacacatcctctagATCTAGCTATTAAATGGCAATGTGATGCAAATGAGGGCCAGGCAAGAACATCATTCAGCTTTTCTTATGGGACCAGAGTCATCTAAACATCTTTAACAATTGACTTCAATCCCCCTGGAGTGATTTTGAGACTTTTGaatgcacataaaaaaacaaatcacGTAATCCCGAAAACAGTACctaaaggtgcggtcacattagtgaaatttcCAACAAAAGTTTGCAGACAAAAAACACCCATTGTCCAATAGAGTAacttagggtgaccatatgcccTCTTTTTTCCCAGACatgtccttgccaggatttcttaATTGCCTTAAATGTCAGTGTTTTGGCTTTGTATTCCTATTGACGTGCTCTCTGCAGTCCTTGTACATTATAAAAGGACGTATGGTCACCCTGGTGTAACTCACGCGTTCAAACTAAGCGGCCTTCTGCTGGCCAATGCGGCGAATCCATGAACAACTTGAACCTGTTGCGAAATCTGCGTTAAGGGATCACGTGGAGTCCTATTTAAACGACTGGATTAGGTATGCGAAACTTCGCTTTTCGAGTATGTTAATATGGTGCTGTCTGGTTGCATTTATTAGCCCACTAACGGCACAAAACAAACGTCTGTTCCCAGAAGATGACACAGTCACAGATTAACTTGAAGAAGGAGAGCTGTCGCCAGTGAGCATGAGaaaaaaggaggaggaaaacaaaatgtgtttgtgtgcgtgggGGGTGCTGGGGGCATCCAGGGGACAGAAAGAGCTTCGACATTATTAGATTTGCAACAAGCCGCAACACTGTCACCCTTTGTGTACCGGCCTCCTCCCCCGTCCCATCCCGTGCACCTCCCGGAGTCCAGTGCTTGTCTCCTCCCTCTCTGTAACCCCGGCTCTCCTGTCCCAGCCCTTCCCAGAGGTCCAAGTCCTCTCCAGGCAATCTCCAATGAAGTGGAAATGATCCCGGGACACAATGCCTACTTTCTGAATGGGGCTTCGGCATGCAACCAGTGGTCTGTCACCAGCAGATGGGGAGCTAATTAGGAGCCATTAAGGCACTTTGATAGTGTGTGTGGGAACCAGGCGGAGAGTGTTCACAATCTGCTACAGCAGGACCACTATGTGGGAAGAAGTGCTGTATGTCAAGACCATTGACATATGATCAGGACTAAATAAAGTCACAACGTTATGAAAGTAGCATAAGATTTCTTTTATATTGCTGACATTGCTTAGGCCACACTCATAATATTCCAACGTTTTCTGTTGGAATATATGAAATAATCTCCAGATAGCTaggcaaacatttattttggctTTTATCAGCCACCATCCAATTAATTCCCAAAGGATCAAATCAGTTCCCGCCCCTACATTTCTTTCCTTATCACCCTGTTTCAGAATCACGTCATACTACGGAAGTCAAATGTGTTTTGAAAAGCTATTCACATTGACTTTATTTCAAAGTATGACTCACACAAGCTCATGTTCTTATTGAACTGTATTGTCTTATTGTGCTTTGCATTGAACATTTCCTTTCTCTGTCTACTGCTTAACGAGTGTAGCGGAGATGTTGTGAATTAAAGAGTTCATAGCCAGCTGATGACACACCACAGAACACTGCAGCCTTGTCAGACAGCGATCACATGACTTCTGAGAGGATGTGATTCCCTCGAGGACAATTATCTGAGACCACTCTTCCCATGAGAGGGACGAGTCAAAGATACATGCAGATGCTTCAAGAAGAAGAGCATTCACACTCATCCCGCACCAGCCTTTTCTGCTGTATAACATATTGGGAAAAATAACTAGCCGTAAATCAGATCAGGGTGGAATCAGGACAAGAACAGCTTatagcttaatatatatatatttttagtttaaaaataaccacacactaaataaacaaataactaaataaaaatgtgcatataaatatgtatatacttttaaagaatatatatatatatatatatatatatatatatatatatatatatatatatataaaataataatatatttgtgtactaaaactaaacacacatgcatattgCAAGTTTTACTGAAGGAATAAAAACTAGTGATTGCTGTCCAGCGGCCAGCATGTGGTCATCAAACAATAAAGAATATATAATTTGCCACTGTTTTCTTTGAACTTCCTTTCTTCACTTCTaagaatatgttttatattttaccaAGAGTTCATaagggtgtgtgagtgtgtgtaagggGGATGTTACACTCTTTGCCTCTCTTTGCCTTGATGTGCAGTAAACAGGCTTTGGAGAGCCCAGCTGTGAGGGCTTATTGTTGGAGTCGGTAGGAAGTGCTGATAGCTTGCGCAGCTGAACAAAAGCGGGATGAGCGAGTGGAGGGGCGCTCCAGACTCGTCGGCTCCAGTCGAGATTCTCTCTCACAGTCCCGACACTGCACTCCCATTGTTCAGCTCCTTCTCCGCCTCCCCTCAACCCCGCTCAGCTGTGACCGAGCCAGAAACGCTCCAGTCCCTCGAACTCCTGCAGGATGTACAGCTATGTGTCCGAACCATCGGCAAAAATAATCTGCGCATGTTCCTGCACGTAAtgcatgtatattttataaaaaaaaaaaaaaaaaaaaaaaaaaaaaaatatatatatatatatatatatatatatatatatatatatatatatatatatatatatatatatatatatgatttatatatgatttatatatgatttatatataatttatatataatttatatataaaatatatataattttattgattctcaaaattaataaaattaagaatgCATAACTTCCAAAAATAATTACTGTTATATTCGAAAACAGGAGGCTATTTATTTCACTTccttaaaaatttataaaataaaagtgtcccTGGAATCTAAAACTCCCCCTCTGGCTCAATAGACTATTTTTCACTTTGTCTGTCACTTTTGTGTCTTTACAAGAGTCTTTCGGGACGACAATGGCAGTGTGCAGGTGCGCGGAGCGGTAATCGCATCAGAGGTTTAAAGTGATAAACGAGCGCTGACCAGGGTGTTCTCAGGACTCCGCCGCGCGCAGGTGAATGGGGGAGAGCGGAGGGATGCGAGCCTGTTGTTTGTTGTTGCTATAGAGACCGCCCGCTCGGCGCCAGGCTGACAGGCGTCAAGGCTCGAAtgaatgggtgacgtcacggcGCTGGCGCCCGGCAGTCTGCTTCGGTTTGTTTGGACAATCTGGGGGAAGAATCAGAGCACAGCGATGCAAAGTTATGCGAGTGAGTGCGCGCTCAAGGCGAGGCGCACATATGAAGGAATTTGGAGGTTTGCAAGACATTCAAAGAAATACCATGAGACAATCATTGGTGGAAAATAAACAGATAGAGagacatttgaataaaaatgagacCGTGGCAAGACTTGGTTGCACAATAAACCTGAGCACTATACAAGAAATGCACTATGGATTCTATATGAGCATACAAAATAGTTAAAAGTTGGCGGAATATCATTAACTGTAGCTTAGCCTGTAATCTTATAAATTTGCATCAGTTCACAATAAATGTCTTATGTATTGAAACATACCACGATTTTATCAGATTTTATATAAACCACAAgaaaaatatttgatattaaGCAACAATTTATTAATGTATAACTATTTGGATTAAAattcattgtgaaaaaaaaattcttttgcAAAGCAATATAAATTAGGCTAGTTTGTTTGGCATAGCGTactttttattattcttaaaacagtgaataaaataataattaataaaaataaaaacattttaaagctcaATGTCATggaatttacatatatatatatatatatacacacacacacaaacatttgtcAGTTAAATAAAAGCCATTGTGGCAAAACCAACATGCATGAAGCaattttgttgtcatgtgacaaaaAATAATAGCAGATGATCCCTTTAGGGGTGTCAAGATTATTAAATTATGAGTTTAAACAaggtttatgtatatataatttattttttacttaaaatgttaTGTTGACATTATATTCACGCACATGTGTCTAAGGTGCCCACTGCAATCACAGAAGTTACTGTGGCAAGATAAATGGAAGGAAACAAAGATGATGAAGAATCATTTTACAGTGTGCTTTGCGTCTAGAAGCAGCCCACATACGAAGAAAGcttgtttcatttaaaagtaataacTGTTGTCTGTTGATCGTCGACCACCCCCACCCTCCGCCTGATCTGTCTGCTTCACCTGTGGACAGCTGGATATCCACAGATCATTCGCAGGAGAAACACATTTGTTTCCATTTGTAACACCCTCCCCCCAGCATATTGTAACTGCGATTACGGAGTCGCGCTGTCATTGGCTGAGCGAGCGACCCTGGTGAAATCCTATTGGCCCGAGCCTCCAAACACTAGCGTTTGGAGACGCCCACAGCCCCGAAATCCTGTAAATACCGAGCAGCTCGGCTCTGCAAGCATGTGGTGAACTGTCATCGCGCCCTCGACGACTCAAGACCTTAAAGGAGTACGAGCGTATCGCTTCAACGCATTCCTTTTGACTTAACCGTCAAACTTTACagccaaaatgaaagttgtggGACCTACCTGCGCGCTGAAGAGCAGCAAAGTTGGAGGAGAGGATGTTGTCCGCTGCCTCTCCGACCAGAGCCTTGCCATTTCCAAATGCAAGATCCCGCTGCTCGACGAGCAGATGACCATGTTTCTCCAGGACATGAACAGCTGCTACAGCAAACTGAAAGAGCTGGTGCCCACGCTACCGACCAACAAGAAAGCCAGCAAGATGGAGATCCTGCAGCACGTTATTGATTACATCTGGGACTTGCAAGTGGAGCTGGATAGCAAGAAGAACCAGAGCTCGGCTCCCCGCACTCCCCTCACGACTCTGAACGCGGAGCTGGCCAGCATCTCTGTTGAGGTAAATATCACATGTATTGGCTAGAATATGATGCTTTTGTGTTACTTACGTGACCTATTCATGTCCGAAAAACTCAACTAACGATGTTTCCCCTCTTGTCTTGCAGAGCGGCTGTTCAGATGACCGAATCATGTGCCGTTAAAGTGGATGCTCCCGGTTTCACGTCCAGTGATCGGAGCATCGCGAGAACAAACAAGGTGCGCGGAGGTGATGATGGACCAGAACCGCCGAGACGCCTTGAACTGTGTTGGAGAATCTCCTTCTGTTTTAGAGGAAAACAACTTTCAGTAGAGAGTCACAAAACTCGTGGACTTGAGAGCTGAAGTGTGACCTTCTCTCTGAGATCTTCCCAAACATGTCGATGTGTGTTAGCTGTGGAATCCATGGCGATCATTCACTTATTGTTCATGCATTTCCCTTTCGGTCAAAGTTTCTCCAATGTTTTGATAACTTGTTAGAAAACTGTCTATTTTGTTGTAAAGTTTTCTCAGATTACTGAGCGAAGGAATGTATTGTATATTACAATGACAGATATGTGAATGCCTTATTGTGTTTTTTACaatgtatattgtgttttttaattaaaaacaagaaaattagACCCATCTCGGACTTGTGTTATCAATTTTGGGTGTGAGGATGAATGAATGGGAAGTTGAGAAAATGCTGTTTCTTTCAGAAAAGTTTAGTTGGTCAGTGTTACTGACGTCTCAAATGAATTGGTCTCACAAGGTTAAAGGTCATTTAGTGAACACATTGAACATTAATATGTAACATGTTTACATCTTATAATATCCTTAACATTTAACctgataattctgtcattagttTGTCTATTTCAACTTTTGCTTCATCAGTAATTAAACAAAGTGATCtttaaactaaacttaaaattAGCAATACAACTTCtgatagtagtttttttttaattggtaaaAAAAAGCCACATTTATCTTCAGATAAAACTGACTAATATAACTACATCCACCATAACGAAAAgtctgtaaacaaataaatataaatgtctgGTAAAAGTGAATTAAATATCTATAGGATGGAAGAGAGGTTAACTAATGTCATACAAAATTGggcaaaatgaattaaattgatatGCACAAGTAATTCGTTTTAAAATGATGTttcattttctattcatttttagcTAGTGATTTTTGTAAACACTTTCCAAACTCTATAATTCCGCGTCCCATTATTTAAAAGGGTGGGGAGCGGAAGGGTTAAGTGTTTTCCGAGAAAAAGGCAGTTCGTTATAAGATTTATTCCGTCTCCCTGGTGCAATGTTTTTCTCATTTCCCTGCGGTGTGATGCGCGCAGCTGCAGGCCTCGCGATGCGCGGCTCGGccagtgtgtgtgattgtgtttgtgtgagcgCTTTGTGCCAAGGGCAGGGGAGGGCGCAGACTGAGCGGCGCCGCCGCACACCTGGGGAAGTTCAGGTTAAATCGCTCCACATTCCTCGGCACACAGCTGATTGAAACATTAACAAACAGTAATCCGCAAGCCCGGGCTGCAGATGGGCTGGGAACACGGCCAAGGAACTCTCGCTCCCTCTGTATAGTTTCCCACATACTACAACGAAAGCCTCTTTTAAAAAGAACTTTGCGCCTTTAACCATTGCGCCACACACTACAGCCAACTTTTCCACCAGAACATCAACTAAAGCTCAGCAACATGCGTTTTGAAAACAgtagacaaaaaaacaaacaaaaaaaaacttgttttgggGGGCCAGTGGGAATTACTTGAAATTAATTGTGGCCATAAGGAGTTTGCTCTCTAAATTAAGACAATGCTACATTAAGAGGTGTTTAGCTATATGTTTGTATACTGAAACTAATCTCAGACATCAAAAGAGATGAATAATCTGTAGGCCACATCCATTGAGTAAATCTGTATTCTCATCGTTGTCATTAgatgctatttatttttaattttgacgTAGATGAAGACAATCAGTTGGCAACACTACTGGATAAATGATAAGGTTCGGTGTGTAGACATTTTATCCTCTTGCGCCCCTCCGTGGTAACACGGCGAACTTTATTTACACGtcatcccaaacacacacacacacgttatgaAAGACTTTGCATTGACTAACAACTTTTTTTAACTTACAATATTTTCTGTACCCTAACCTTCCCAGAAACCTATCAAGTATATAGTTGAATAACATTAAATTCTTATTTAGTCATTTTAAGCCACTTGAAAAGTTTGTAGACTGCATTTACTAAACTCCACCTTCTACCTAACTAcccagaaaaaataataataataaattggtgTGAAAACATTTCTCAAAAAGAAATTTCAATAAGAGGTTGTCATttccacaaataatttttttttttagaaaaactcAAAAAGCATTTTCTTACAAACACTACTTCaatctttttatgtttttgtttcagttacaaCTTCGAAAAATCaatcaaacacacacccacacagaaaGACTGCAGGAAATACAGGTCATGTTTAAATAGAACTTTTATTTACAACGATATCAACATCAAGCAAAATAATTAAGTGTATTGTAATTTACATCCATGTTCACACCCCCCAGTCAACCAGTTCTGAAAACACACCAGAATAACCTCAATTTCCCAGaattatcatttcaaaatatacttTGTCACAATCAACAGTAACCTAGTGAAATGAACACTACTGATAGTGTTGCTTTCCTGAAGAGCCAGAAGAGACCGACTTCTTATTAGTTTCCCACTGTATGTCATTCCCACATCTGGGAATCAGCCTTATTTGAAGTCACTTGATGGTAAAGACTGGACTAATGAAGCGGCCGGGATCACTGCACTACAGAGATGCACCGATGAGAGTCTTTGTCAGAATGGATTCCTTATTACGAGAGGCTCTGAAAAGTGGTTTAAGAAAAGTTGTAAAACGAGGTGTGTAGTTACAAGTTGTCTTGGCAGTTCTGTAGATATTCATAATCATCAAAATCTTACAAAACAAAGTGAAGAGCGAAGAAACCGCATGATAGAGAAACCCCCCAAAGCACAGACAATACTGCTAAAATATTAACTGGCCTCAAA
The genomic region above belongs to Carassius gibelio isolate Cgi1373 ecotype wild population from Czech Republic chromosome A11, carGib1.2-hapl.c, whole genome shotgun sequence and contains:
- the LOC128022406 gene encoding DNA-binding protein inhibitor ID-1-like; protein product: MKVVGPTCALKSSKVGGEDVVRCLSDQSLAISKCKIPLLDEQMTMFLQDMNSCYSKLKELVPTLPTNKKASKMEILQHVIDYIWDLQVELDSKKNQSSAPRTPLTTLNAELASISVESGCSDDRIMCR